The Nakamurella deserti genome contains a region encoding:
- the mtrB gene encoding MtrAB system histidine kinase MtrB encodes MSRPAEVPVARAARFGVSRPVASTSRSVPARVRRFGGFLLRSLWVRVIVATMALSALVMGVLGVALQSQITERLLQNKVDAAVAEVDAARQSAADNLVGAEVDPSRVQGRLNLALEQLADPAGGDGSSSQGSNAGVFEPVLIRRPLLADEVGAGPSSDVPESLRERIQAGQLASQYVTVIRDGLQVPALIVGAPVSTRNESYELYLIYLLSGEQQTLDLVRNTLLVGGALLLLLLALIAALVAYQVVRPVRQASAAASRLAGGALDERMAVRGPVELAQLSRSFNGMAQAIKAQIRRLEEFGQLQRQFTSDVSHELRTPLTTVRMAADLLHADREELPPHLARSTELMVDELDRFEVLLADLLEISRYDAGMAELNAEVIDIRSAIGNAIYTVTNIAAQAGVQIITMLPDEPVRAEIDSRRIERILRNLLANAIDHAEGRPVEVELAADDTAVAVVVSDSGVGLKPGEAGLVFNRFWRADPSRQRQTGGTGLGLAISLEDARLHGGWLQAFGRPGDGARFRLTLPRRQGTLLLGSPLPLDPDESAGPVGPASVSQFTHSVPEEMQLPVSAVPVASGNDGLLSAAALSALSSGFNSGAAADPDEHRPEPT; translated from the coding sequence ATGAGCCGGCCGGCCGAGGTCCCCGTGGCCCGGGCGGCCCGCTTCGGGGTGTCCCGGCCGGTCGCGAGTACCTCGCGGTCCGTACCCGCCCGGGTGCGCCGCTTCGGCGGCTTCCTGCTGCGGTCCTTGTGGGTCCGGGTCATCGTCGCCACGATGGCGTTGTCCGCGCTGGTCATGGGGGTGCTCGGGGTCGCCCTGCAGAGCCAGATCACCGAGCGGCTGCTGCAGAACAAGGTCGACGCGGCGGTGGCCGAGGTGGATGCCGCGCGGCAGTCGGCCGCCGACAACCTGGTCGGCGCCGAGGTCGACCCGAGCCGCGTGCAGGGCCGGCTGAACCTGGCGCTGGAGCAGCTCGCCGACCCGGCCGGCGGTGACGGCAGCAGCAGCCAGGGCTCCAACGCCGGCGTGTTCGAACCGGTGCTGATCCGGCGACCGCTGCTGGCCGACGAGGTCGGCGCGGGGCCTTCGTCGGACGTCCCCGAGTCGCTGCGCGAGCGGATCCAGGCGGGCCAGCTGGCGTCGCAGTACGTGACCGTCATCCGGGACGGCCTGCAGGTCCCGGCGCTCATCGTCGGTGCGCCGGTGAGCACCCGCAACGAGAGCTACGAGCTCTACCTGATCTACCTGCTGTCCGGTGAGCAGCAGACGCTGGACCTGGTCCGCAACACCCTGCTCGTCGGTGGTGCGCTGCTGTTGCTGCTGCTGGCGCTGATCGCGGCGCTGGTGGCCTACCAGGTCGTCCGGCCGGTGCGGCAGGCCTCGGCCGCCGCCAGCCGGCTCGCCGGCGGCGCCCTCGACGAACGGATGGCCGTCCGCGGCCCGGTGGAGCTGGCGCAGCTGTCGCGGTCGTTCAACGGCATGGCCCAGGCGATCAAGGCCCAGATCCGCCGCCTGGAGGAGTTCGGTCAGCTGCAGCGGCAGTTCACCTCGGACGTCTCGCACGAGCTGCGGACGCCGTTGACCACCGTCCGGATGGCGGCCGACCTGCTGCACGCCGACCGCGAGGAGCTGCCGCCGCACCTGGCCCGCTCCACCGAATTGATGGTGGACGAACTGGACCGTTTCGAGGTGCTGCTCGCCGACCTGCTGGAGATCAGCCGCTACGACGCCGGCATGGCTGAGCTCAACGCCGAGGTCATCGATATCCGGTCGGCGATCGGCAACGCGATCTACACCGTCACCAACATCGCCGCCCAGGCCGGGGTGCAGATCATCACGATGCTCCCGGACGAGCCGGTCCGCGCCGAGATCGACTCCCGGCGGATCGAGCGGATCCTGCGCAACCTGCTGGCCAACGCCATCGACCACGCGGAGGGCCGGCCGGTCGAGGTCGAGCTGGCCGCGGACGACACCGCGGTGGCCGTCGTGGTCTCCGATTCCGGGGTCGGTCTCAAGCCGGGGGAGGCCGGGCTGGTGTTCAACCGCTTCTGGCGCGCCGACCCGTCCCGGCAGCGGCAGACCGGCGGCACCGGCCTGGGCCTGGCCATCTCGCTCGAGGACGCGCGCCTGCACGGCGGCTGGCTGCAGGCGTTCGGCCGACCCGGCGACGGAGCGCGGTTCCGGCTGACGCTGCCGCGCCGGCAGGGCACCCTGCTCCTCGGTTCGCCGCTGCCGCTGGACCCCGACGAATCCGCCGGCCCGGTCGGACCGGCCTCGGTCAGCCAGTTCACGCACTCCGTGCCGGAGGAGATGCAGCTGCCGGTGAGCGCGGTCCCCGTCGCCTCCGGCAACGACGGGCTGCTCAGCGCCGCGGCGCTGTCGGCGCTGTCCAGCGGCTTCAATTCCGGCGCGGCCGCCGACCCCGACGAGCACCGTCCGGAGCCGACATGA
- a CDS encoding ComF family protein, with the protein MWTTLLDLVLPRTCPGCGAAVPWCASCAAVLGGRPRRVLPPPTDDASDVPPAYALTRYRGPVRAAVLAAKEHGRRDLPAVLGDALGAALVRLTAVSVVLAPLWLVPAPTRPAAARRRGGDPMTAMARAAATVAVAAGLPSGVAPCLSTGRGARDSVGLDAAARRANLQGRVRWHGRAAPPSGAPVVLLDDVLTTGATAAAAAAVLHRRGHPVQAVLTLAAVPPMAR; encoded by the coding sequence ATGTGGACCACGCTGCTCGACCTCGTCCTGCCCCGAACCTGCCCGGGATGCGGTGCCGCCGTGCCGTGGTGCGCGTCCTGCGCGGCGGTCCTCGGGGGACGTCCGCGTCGGGTGCTGCCGCCGCCCACCGACGACGCGTCGGACGTGCCGCCCGCGTACGCGCTGACCCGCTACCGGGGGCCGGTCCGGGCGGCGGTGCTGGCCGCGAAGGAGCACGGACGGCGGGACCTGCCCGCGGTCCTCGGGGATGCGCTGGGTGCCGCACTGGTGCGGTTGACCGCCGTGTCGGTGGTGCTCGCCCCGCTGTGGCTGGTGCCCGCCCCGACCCGGCCCGCGGCCGCGCGCCGCCGCGGTGGCGACCCGATGACGGCGATGGCCCGGGCGGCGGCGACGGTCGCGGTGGCCGCGGGCCTGCCCAGCGGGGTCGCACCGTGTCTGTCGACCGGGCGTGGCGCCCGTGACTCGGTGGGGCTGGACGCGGCCGCCCGCCGGGCCAACCTCCAGGGGCGCGTTCGCTGGCACGGACGGGCCGCGCCGCCCTCCGGTGCGCCGGTCGTCCTCCTCGACGACGTCCTCACCACGGGCGCCACCGCGGCGGCCGCGGCGGCCGTGCTGCACCGTCGAGGCCATCCCGTCCAGGCGGTGCTCACGCTCGCCGCGGTACCCCCGATGGCCCGGTGA
- the mtrA gene encoding MtrAB system response regulator MtrA — MRSRVLVVDDDPALAEMLTIVLRGDGFDTAVVRDGAKAVDAFRETHPDLILLDLMLPGMSGLEICKEIRLESGLPIIMLTAKTDTVDVVLGLEAGADDYIVKPFKPKELTARIRARLRRTDVGAAERLRVADIDIDVPGHQVTRDDEQISLTPLEFDLLVALARKPRQVFTREVLLEQVWGYRHAADTRLVNVHVQRLRSKIERDPERPEVVLTVRGVGYKAGAQ; from the coding sequence ATGAGATCCCGTGTGCTCGTCGTGGACGACGACCCGGCCCTGGCCGAGATGCTGACCATCGTGCTGCGCGGTGACGGCTTCGACACCGCCGTCGTCCGCGACGGCGCGAAGGCGGTGGACGCGTTCCGGGAGACCCATCCGGACCTCATCCTGCTCGACCTGATGCTGCCCGGGATGTCGGGCCTGGAGATCTGCAAGGAGATCCGGCTGGAGTCGGGGCTGCCGATCATCATGCTGACGGCCAAGACCGACACCGTGGACGTCGTCCTGGGCCTCGAGGCCGGCGCGGACGACTACATCGTCAAGCCGTTCAAGCCCAAGGAGCTGACGGCGCGGATCCGCGCCCGGCTGCGCCGCACCGACGTGGGCGCCGCCGAGCGGCTGCGCGTCGCCGACATCGACATCGACGTCCCCGGGCACCAGGTCACCCGCGACGACGAGCAGATCTCGCTGACCCCCCTGGAGTTCGACCTGCTGGTCGCGCTGGCCCGCAAGCCCCGGCAGGTGTTCACCCGGGAGGTGCTGCTCGAGCAGGTGTGGGGCTACCGGCACGCCGCCGACACCCGGCTGGTGAACGTCCACGTGCAGCGGCTGCGCAGCAAGATCGAGCGCGACCCGGAACGTCCCGAGGTGGTCCTGACCGTCCGCGGCGTCGGGTACAAGGCCGGCGCCCAGTAA
- a CDS encoding LpqB family beta-propeller domain-containing protein: MRSKLVILLVAALVAVTGCATVPSGGDPIDYTQVADPGTQVRETTPADGLSPQEIVRGFVAAGARIDQDLPLVAARSYLTDAAKVSWRTDQGGVMILSASPRYDVLTGPSGAGDTVQLSGTSDGYLASDGSYVPTPRTEFTVAIALVQVNGEWRIQNPPEQLILSVSDFNLAFTQREVYFLNHAGTLVVPDRRWLPNSSLSPGTLVSRLVDSLIAGPSTPLIGAVRNSLQGARPRVPITATADGVLQVDLTGLPSLTAAAARGVAAELVYTLRLDAARIRILVDGTPLDANQAIWTTGVLGSFDPDGVPGSGPTSTVGYYVTDQGAVVNLRGVPLSGNAGTGELAAVSAGMSAATGDLAVVGGPEGAQTLYVGAPLAPEPMEPRLTAQTFTPPSFSRSGDEVWTVINGATSPEVVRLLTDGSRYPVDSSSLAGLGPVTGLALSSDGARVAVVADGGLYLASVIYADDATAGGDSGGGSGVATVGVPVRLRNDLTVRTVLWSNSLNLLVAASDPASTYRAVWRIGVDGRQRSALSTRGIVADVDAVGATGALPTLISSGGVILQLRGDDSSGDWVPVDPEGATAVGRWPLYPA; encoded by the coding sequence ATGAGGTCGAAGCTGGTGATCCTGCTGGTCGCGGCGCTGGTGGCGGTCACCGGTTGCGCGACGGTACCCAGCGGTGGGGATCCGATCGACTACACCCAGGTCGCCGACCCCGGCACCCAGGTCCGCGAGACGACCCCCGCCGACGGGCTGAGCCCCCAGGAGATCGTCCGCGGGTTCGTCGCCGCCGGTGCGCGCATCGACCAGGACCTGCCGCTGGTCGCGGCCCGTTCGTACCTGACCGACGCGGCCAAGGTGTCCTGGCGCACCGACCAGGGCGGCGTGATGATCCTGTCGGCCAGCCCGCGCTACGACGTGCTGACCGGACCGAGCGGCGCCGGCGACACGGTCCAGCTGTCGGGGACGTCCGACGGCTACCTGGCCTCCGACGGGTCGTACGTGCCCACGCCGCGGACCGAGTTCACGGTGGCGATCGCACTGGTCCAGGTGAACGGCGAGTGGCGCATCCAGAACCCGCCGGAGCAGCTGATCCTGTCGGTCAGCGATTTCAACCTGGCCTTCACCCAGCGCGAGGTCTACTTCCTCAACCACGCCGGGACCCTCGTCGTCCCGGACCGGCGCTGGCTGCCGAACAGCTCCCTGTCGCCGGGGACGCTGGTCAGCCGTTTGGTCGACTCGTTGATCGCCGGCCCCAGCACGCCGCTCATCGGCGCCGTCCGCAACAGTCTGCAGGGCGCCCGGCCCCGCGTTCCCATCACCGCCACCGCCGACGGCGTGCTGCAGGTCGACCTGACCGGGTTGCCGTCGCTGACCGCCGCGGCCGCCCGCGGGGTGGCCGCCGAGCTGGTCTACACGCTGCGGCTGGACGCCGCGCGGATCCGGATCCTCGTCGACGGCACGCCGCTGGACGCCAACCAGGCGATCTGGACGACCGGGGTGCTCGGCTCCTTCGACCCCGACGGCGTCCCGGGCTCCGGGCCCACCAGCACGGTCGGCTACTACGTCACCGACCAGGGCGCGGTGGTGAACCTGCGGGGCGTACCCCTGTCGGGCAACGCCGGTACCGGCGAGCTGGCCGCGGTGAGCGCCGGGATGTCCGCGGCCACCGGCGACCTCGCCGTGGTCGGCGGACCGGAGGGCGCTCAGACCCTGTACGTCGGTGCGCCGCTCGCGCCGGAACCGATGGAGCCGCGGCTGACCGCGCAGACCTTCACCCCGCCGTCGTTCTCCCGCAGCGGCGACGAGGTGTGGACGGTGATCAACGGCGCCACCAGCCCCGAGGTCGTCCGGCTCCTCACCGACGGCAGCCGCTACCCGGTGGACTCGTCGAGCCTCGCCGGGCTCGGCCCGGTCACCGGCCTGGCCCTGTCGTCCGACGGCGCCCGGGTCGCGGTCGTGGCCGACGGCGGCCTCTACCTCGCGTCGGTGATCTACGCCGACGACGCCACCGCCGGGGGCGACAGCGGCGGGGGGTCCGGGGTGGCCACCGTGGGGGTGCCGGTGCGACTGCGCAACGACCTGACCGTGCGCACGGTGCTCTGGTCGAACTCGCTGAACCTGCTGGTCGCGGCGTCGGACCCGGCGAGCACCTACCGCGCCGTGTGGCGGATCGGGGTGGACGGCCGGCAGCGGTCCGCGCTGAGCACCCGTGGCATCGTGGCCGACGTCGATGCGGTGGGTGCCACCGGTGCGCTGCCGACGCTGATCAGCTCCGGTGGGGTGATCCTGCAGCTGCGGGGCGACGACAGCAGCGGTGACTGGGTGCCGGTGGACCCCGAAGGCGCCACCGCGGTCGGCCGGTGGCCGCTGTACCCGGCCTGA